The Montipora capricornis isolate CH-2021 chromosome 1, ASM3666992v2, whole genome shotgun sequence genome contains a region encoding:
- the LOC138045463 gene encoding large ribosomal subunit protein mL43-like — MAQIEIPNRVFGRFVRPLQRLVLNYCKHGGSSRGIREYIDKEIVEFAKNNTEVAIYVRERNGKHPRIVANFINGNSKIVEVKNKTPEEIEHWLERLRHESGVKVQKIRKFWHTENPSIQGTWTPFLNKAPSLRRSTVNSLTREKQINN; from the exons ATGGCGCAGATCGAAATTCCTAACAGAGTGTTCGGGCGATTTGTTCGCCCTTTGCAGAGATTAGTGCTCAATTATTGTAAGCATGGAGGAAGCAGCAGAGGAATAAG AGAGTATATCGACAAAGAAATCGTGGAATTTGCAAAGAACAACACCGAGGTTGCAATTTACGTCAGAGAACGGAACGGCAAACATCCCAGGATTGTTGCGAATTTTA TAAATGGTAACAGCAAAATTGTAGAAGTGAAGAACAAAACACCTGAAGAAATTGAGCATTGGTTGGAAAGACTGAGACATGAATCAGGGGTTAAAGTGCAGAAAATAAGAAAGTTTTGGCACACAGAGAATCCTTCCATTCAAGGAACATGGACTCCCTTCCTCAACAAAGCGCCGTCTTTGAGACGATCCACTGTAAATAGTTTAACAAGGGAAAAGCAGATTAATAATTGA